The following are encoded together in the Ralstonia insidiosa genome:
- a CDS encoding PqiC family protein, with the protein MSVSWFPVCRVLVGVVACVTLAACSSPPARFHRLAADDEVAVAAPVSALLVDVLPVRVPPSVAGRRLVVQRSSGQVDVLEMDRWASPLADEIRAALSSGLALRTSAVDLHGLPYGGKRPVYRVAVDVQRFDAWPGSHVLIDAVWTIRTAEDRPMLTCRSVVREVVPAGMDGVVQGQRRALNALASQMAAPLLAYAAAPSEAARPMAGCVDSSASMLAK; encoded by the coding sequence GTGAGTGTGTCCTGGTTCCCAGTTTGCCGCGTACTTGTCGGCGTGGTTGCCTGCGTCACGCTGGCGGCATGCAGCTCGCCGCCGGCGCGTTTTCATCGCTTGGCTGCGGACGATGAGGTTGCGGTGGCAGCACCCGTATCGGCGTTGCTGGTTGACGTGCTGCCAGTTCGTGTTCCGCCGTCGGTGGCGGGCAGGCGGCTGGTAGTGCAGCGGAGCTCAGGCCAGGTCGACGTACTCGAGATGGACCGCTGGGCTTCACCCTTGGCCGATGAGATTCGTGCGGCGCTGTCGTCGGGGCTGGCGTTGCGGACCAGCGCAGTGGACCTGCACGGCCTTCCCTACGGTGGAAAACGCCCGGTTTACCGGGTGGCCGTGGATGTACAGCGGTTTGATGCGTGGCCCGGCTCGCATGTCTTGATCGATGCCGTCTGGACGATTCGCACGGCCGAAGATCGCCCCATGCTGACGTGCCGCAGTGTCGTTCGCGAAGTTGTGCCCGCAGGCATGGACGGCGTGGTGCAGGGCCAGCGGCGTGCCTTGAACGCGCTGGCTTCGCAGATGGCGGCGCCTCTACTGGCTTACGCTGCCGCACCATCCGAGGCGGCTCGGCCGATGGCAGGTTGCGTGGATTCGTCGGCCAGTATGTTGGCCAAGTGA